The Lachnospiraceae bacterium KM106-2 nucleotide sequence GCTCCAAGTGGCTGTTTTAAATCTGTATGGACAGATTCTAATAATCAGTCAGCACCATACAATACGGAAACGGCAACTTCTTCTGTGAAGACAAGCGCAGACTGGGGAATGTATACAACCGTCATCACAAAGGATAGTATTACAGGCTATTATAATGGAGTAAAAGTTGAGTCAGCGGAAAAAACGAAGACGACAACCGATTTTGGGACAGGTTTAGTAGCTGCTATCGGACGGTCTGGTTATGCAGACATGTATTATAAAGGCGGTGTCCGTGATGTGGCAGTATACGATAATGCACTAACTCAAGCAGATATCTATTCTCTTTATTATCAGACGTTGTCAGCAGATAATAAGGATGAGATCATACAAAAGGCAATAGATGGAGATGAGAAATCCTTAAATCTAGGGGATATCAGTCAGATTAAGAAGGATCTTACATTGCCTAGTATGGGTGAGAATGGTTCCAAGATCACATGGAAGAGCAGCAATCCGGATGTGATCGGCGAAGATGGCAAGGTAATACGACCAAACGGAGAGGAGAACGTAGAGGTAACGCTTACAGCTACCTTGCAAATTGAGTCAGAGAAACGAACGAAAGAATTTAAGGCGACTGTGATCAGTGGCAGTATATCAAATAAATTCAAAGAAGTCGTAAACCAATTCTCTTTACCAGTGACAATGATCACGGATTCCATTGCGTTACCAAAGACGGCAGGCAAAGTAAGTAATAAGGATACCTGGGTTAATTGGACAAGTAGTAATGAAAGTATCTTAACCAATGAAGGAGTATTAATAAGTCGTCCAGAGTCAGAAGATGTAACCATCACTCTAACGGCGAAGATCGGTTATCAGGAAGGAGCCAAGAATTACGAGGCAACTAAGGAATTTACGGTTACTGTGTTAGCAAAAGATTCTTCTTATCTAATGGCTTATACCAATAGCAGTGAATCTGTTTCCTTAGGTGATAGTCTTCATCTTGCTTATAGTACAGATGGGAGTAATTACTCTGCGTTGAATTCAAATACCGGAGTCTGCTTTGCTAAAAATGTTGGTGGCAGTAAGAATGTGAATCCAAATGGATTATTAAGCCCTCAGCTTTTCCGAAAAGTAGATGGAACTTATGGATTAGTAGCTCGGAATATGTCTGATCAAAAATATTTCTATTGTTTCGATTCGGATGATCTGATTCATTTTAATAATGAGCATAAGCTTGTAGTTGATGAGAATGTGAAGGATATTATGGAATGTCGCTACGATGATAAGGAAAAGGCGTATGCAATTTATTGGAGCGATGGAACGAATACTTATCAGACCTTGACAAAAGATTTAAACACTACGTTAAAGACAGAGCGAGTATCTGATTATACGAAGCCTGAGGTGAAAACAGCAGAAACGCTTCCTGAAGGAGCGGTTGTTGGGAGTATTATCTCAATTAGTAGAAAGGAAACAAAACTGATTAAAAATAAACTTGGTGTGGTTCAAAATACCGGAATGGAAGAGATATCTGTAAACGCAGATACTAAGAGTGATGTAAATGCACTTCTTCCTAGTAAGGTTACTGCGGATTATAGCGATGGTTCTAAAACGGATATGAATGTATCTTGGAGTAAGGAAGATTTAAAGAAGATCGATCTTACGAAAGAGGGTACTTATGAGGTATCCGGATCCGTAAAACAGACGCAGTACTCGAATCCATTTATTACACAGCGTGCTGATCCTTGTATTACCAAAGGAGAGGATGGATATTATTATTTTACTGCCTCCTATCCAATGTGTGGCAGCAAGGATAAGGATGGATATGATAAGATCACCTTACGTAGATCTAAAACAATAACAGGTCTTCAGACAGCCCAAGAAGTAACGATCTGGGATTGTGATGATACAACGAATGAATTTCGATATATTTGGGCACCAGAGTTTCACTGTATTAATGGAAAATACTATATTTTCTATACGTCTAGTATCAATACTAGTGTGTGGTCTATTCGTCCTCACGTATTAATGTGTAACGATCCTTCTAATATCATGGATCCATCTTCTTGGGAAGCAAAGGGACAGATGCTTGCCAATAGTACGGATACACAGGCTTTTCAAGGGTTTTCACTGGATATGACCTGCTTTGAGAATAAGGGGCATTTTTATGTAATGTGGGCACAGACAGATGGATTTTCCTCTCTATTTATCGCAGAGATCGATCCGGATAAACCATGGCAGTGTATCTCAGACTGTGTCAAGATCAGTATTCCTGAATATAGTTGGGAACGTATTAATGAGAATGTTAACGAAGGACCATCCGTTTTAAGTAAAAATGGCAAGTTATATTGTACGTATTCTGCATCCGGTACGGGTACGGAATATTGTATTGGTCTCTTAAGTGCAGATGCAGATGATGATCTCTTAAAAGCATCTACTTGGGAAAAGCAGAGTTATCCGGTTCTTACTTCTTCGGATGTAAAAGGAGAGTATGGACCTGGACATAATTCCTTTACCGTAGATGAAGATGGTAATGCAATCTTCGTATATCATGCAAGAGGACAAGAGTGTTATGATAAAGAATGCGATTGGGCAAATGAGAATTCACTCTATGATCCTTGTCGTGATGCAAGAATCAAGCGAGTCCATTGGGCAGTCGATGGTTCACCAATCCTTAAAATGACATATGAAGAAGAATTAGCACAGTCAAATCAAAGGATCAAGGCTATTGTAAAGGTAGCAAAATCAGAAGCAGAACCAGTAAAAGAGGCTGAACAAGTCTTTACGTTAACTTATCTTGCTGGTGAGGGCGGAAGAATTCAAGGAGAGGCAAAACAGAACGTATCGAAAGGGAAGAATGCTAGCCAGGTAATTGCAGTTCCAGCAGCTGGATATCAGTTTGTAACTTGGAGTGATGGTGTGAAGACACCATCCAGAACAGATACCAATGTGTCAGAATCGAAAACAGTAACGGCACAATTTGTAAAAGAGACAGAGCAAGTCTATACGTTAACTTATTTAGCTGGTGAAGGCGGGAAGATCGAAGGAAATACTGAGCAGAAAATAATAAAAGGAAAATCTGGTACGCCGGTAACTGCGACCGCCTCAAAAGGATATCACTTCGTAAGCTGGAGTGATGGTATAAAGCAAGCTACAAGAACAGAACTAAATGTAAGTCAATCGCTTTCTGTAATGGCTCAATTTGCAAAAGATACGGTTGCCGTTAAGAAAGTCGCATTAAGTAAGAAGAGTCTTACAATCGGTGTGGGCGAATCCATCAAACTAAAGGCGACGATTTCTCCATCAAAGGCAACAAATAAGAAGATTACATGGAAATCAAGCAGCTCCTGTGTAAAGGTATCTAAAGCTGGAATGATTACCTCGAAGAAGGTCGGCAGTGCCGTAATAACAGCAATATCATCAAATGGAAAAAAAGCTTCTATTAAAGTGAAAGTAAAGAAAGCACCAACTAAGATTCAATTAAATACAAAGAAGAAAACCTTAAAGAAAGGGAAGCGTTATCAGATAAAGATCAAACTTTCAAAGAATGCAGCAAGTTATAAGAACAGCTTCTCATCAAGTAAGCGGTCTGTTGCCATCGTTTCTTCAACGGGTAAAATTACAGCGAAAAAGAAAGGTGTTACAACAATCGTCGTTAAGACTTATAATGGGAAGAAAGCGAAGATGAAGATCATCGTGAAATAGTATATAATTTAAGAGGCTAGCCTCATTTGAGGTTAGCCTCTTTTTCTATTTGTGGTTTAAGATCATAGTAAAAGGCATATTGTTGAAAGACGCCGGCTACGCCACGGTATTTCTCAAACGGAAATCCGTGTTTATAGTTCCCATCTAATACATGTTTGATGTGGGTATCTACAGGAAACGCATCCAGATGGTGAAGCCCATAGAGGCAAATACATTCCGACACTTTAATTCCGATACCATATAGTTTCAGTAGTTCCTCTTTTGCCTCTTCATAAGGAAGCTTAGATAAGAGACTTAGAGAGAAATCATCAGTTGCAACTGTCTGAGCAACCGAACGTATATATTTCGCACGGTAGCCGAGATTGCAGTCTCTTAACTCGTTTTCGGTTCGGACTGCGAGAGACTTCGGTGTTGGAAACGTATAGTAGGGTTCGTTATAAGCATTCTGTTTTTCTTCTCCATATCGTTCACAGATAGTTTGAATACACTTTTGAATTCTTGGAATATTATTTTGCTGACTGATGAGAAAGGAGATGATCATTTCCCATAAGTCCTGCTTTAAGATGCGGATTCCCCACCCATAGTTCATGGCAGCAGTCATATAATGATCCTTTTTATCAATCTGTTTTACAATCACATCATAATCTTCATCTAAGGAAAAATAGGATTGCCAGTATATCTCATATTCTTCTTTTGTGCATAGGAAGGTTACTAATTGATCCTCTTGTTTTAATTCCAGATAGCGGTCAAAGGCAACCACTTCAAAATAGCCTCGTTTATTCTTTCGCATACGAAAACACTGGCCAGAATAACAAATTTGCTCAATATTAAAATGCTCCACTTGTATTTGATACATAGGTGCCTCCTTATGATACTAACAAAGATGCTGTTATATCATATCTTTCGCAAAAAACGCTCATTCATTCTTCGAATTTAGATTATTGTTGGAGGTATAGAGCGCTTCCTTTTTAGCATGAGACTTTTTAAGCTGTTCTTTCTTTCCTTTCCAGTCGTCACCTTTTAGTGGATAAGCCATCATACAGATGGAACAGATGAAAAGTAGGATTGCAGGAATTAACATCCAGCCGATGAGTAAACCTGACTTTGCAGCAGGTGACTGGGTTCCCTGTTTGGCATTTTGAATATAACCAAGAGCAGTAATGATCGTTAAGAAAGCGGACTGTGCCAAACTGATCGCGGGCTTGGTGATAAAGCTATTGACGCCGGCATAGATCCCTTCTCTCCGTAAACCGGTATGGAGTTCATCGTAGTCGATCACATCACCATTCATAAGAGGGACAAGATACATGCCGCCAGAGAAACCAATTCCGGTTGCAAAGAAGCCAATGCAGGCAATTAGAAGATAATTGCCAAAGAAGGCCATCAGTAAGCATCCACAGGAGAAAATGAGACACATAAGGAAGATGCATCGATTGACTCCTAGTTGTTCTTGATGACGGATCCAAAAGAGCAAGCCGAGAATGGCTCCAATTAGTAAAGCTCCATAGCAGTAAGTCATCGGGATATTAAATTCTGCAAAATAATAAAGAACACCCTGCATGAGAGCAGTCTGTATGTAGATGACGGTAAAACTAATGATCTCAAAGATGAGAAAAGGACGATTTTTAAAGCAGTCCACAATGGCTTTGAGCATTGGAGGCTGCGCTTCCTCTTTCACATAATTGTTTTCTTGATAGAAGAAAGTGCTGACATAAACATAGATTCCAGCTACAATACCAATACAAGTCATGATGAGACGAAACGTAGTGGCACTTTCGCCTGGCTCAGGTTGAATTAGAGGCATTAATATAAGAGGGGCACCTAAGGAGATGATACTAAAGAACACTTTCCAAATGAAGATTGAACCACGTGCTTGATTATCGACGGTGATCTCATAGGGCATCACATAGAGTGAAGTTGCAATCGCGGTATAAAGCGCATCGAATAAGAAGAGAGAGATTAGCATCTGAAAGAACATCGCCCATTGGTTACCTACCCATGGGAAAGCAATCCAGCTGATGATGAAAGCAAGAGCATATAGCGGTGCTCCATATCGAATGTAAGGAATTCGTCTTCCTAAATTGGATTTGGTACGATCGGATAAATAACCAAACAGAGGGTCATTGACAGCATTCCAGATACCGAAGATGAGCCATGCAATCGATACATAAGAGGCTTTTAGTCCCATCCATTTCGTGAAATAATAGGTAAGACCGCCTCCGGTGATCAGACCAGCCAGTGTAGCGACGATGCCATCTGCACTAGATAGCCAGATCTTTGTTTTTAGTGGAACCGTATTGGATAAATCATGCTTTCTTGTACTCATTAAAACCATCCTCACTTTCAACTTTGTTAATAAAATCATGAACGATCTTAGTGTATTCTTCAGGAGCCGTGGCATAGGATTCTGCATGCCCTGCATTGGGGAAGATATGTAGTTCTTTGTATCCTGCATCTGCTTGATACATGCGAACGGCATTACAAGGATCAATAAAGGTATCCGATGCACCATGAATAAAACAGATGGGAATCTTATTATCGGATAGGGTAGAGATCGGACTTACTTGACTGAGCCAGTATCCATAGAGAAGTCTACTTAAGATACTGGCAAGATCAATGAGCAATCCGGGAATATGATAATTTACATGAGCGAACATTTTGGTAAAGAAGATAAGATCAGAATAGCCACAATCGGACACCACAAAATGAATAGGGGGATGTGAAGCTAACACTTGTAAGGAGATCGCACTTCCCATTGATTCACCATGAAGGCCGATGTAGCAATTCTCGCCGAATCGTCTTCTGGTATCCTCGATGACGCACATGAGATCTTTTTGCTCTTTATAACCCATGGTAATCGGAGCTGGTTGATTATCGCCATGTCCGCGATCATCATAGATTATGGCGTGGTATCCGAGGTCGCGAAACAACATGAGATATTTGACACTTCCCCATTTTGAGTAGGTATGTCCATGTGTGACAATGATCACTTTCTGCTGGTCGGATGCGGCGGGAATGTAAGTACAATGTAGTTCATAGCCGTCATAGGAGGAGATCGTGTAATCTTCTTTAGGAAGATCAAAATAATTTGTTAGGTAACCTTTTCCTTTCTCAATCTCGATCGTTTCTTCGGTTGTAAAGAACTTTGGATGAGAGGTCTTGCGAAGCAGGATATAAGAGATGAGAAACATAAGAGCTAGGAAAATGAATAGAATGATGCTTATGATGATCATAAAGCCACCTCTTTCTTCTAAGTAATAGTAAGTGCTTATAGTAGTATTATACGACTAAAATTATTACATGGAAAATATTTCTGTGATTTTATGAAAACGCTTTCGAAGTTGAGCCATTTATTATAAAATGGAGAATAGATAAGAATTAATCTTGATAAGGAGGAGCTGATGAACGACATTTATTATATCGGTGGTTCTCCCTGTAGCGGAAAAACTACCATAGCAGAACGCCTTGCAGACGATTATGATCTATATTACTTCAAAGTGGATGATTTCTTAGAGAAATACATAGATCGAGCGGCCACCCTTGGTAAACCAATTTGTACGAATGTTAGAAAGATGACACCGGAAGAGATTTGGATGAGAAATCCCAAAATTCAGTGCAGAGAAGAAATAGAAATCTATTTAGAGATATTTGAGTTTGTTCAAGAGGATCTTAATAAACGAGTGAAACAAACCAATGTCATTACGGAAGGAGCCGCCTTACTTCCTTCTCTCATGAATCAAGAAAAGGTGACAGAAAGCAACTATGTTAATTTGACTCCTACCTATGAATTTCAGGTCTCACACTATAAAGAAAGACCGTGGGTACCTTATATATTAGAGGAATGTAGCGATCATAAAAAAGCCTTTCATAATTGGATGGATAGGGATCACCTTTTTGCCATTGAGGTGCAAAAGCAGAGTGAGAATCTAGGTTATCCTAGTATTGTAAATGATGGTACATTATCAATAGAAGAACTTCTCAAGGAGATCAAGAATTATTTCGGATTAAAAAGGAAATAAAGTATTGTCCTAATACAAATATAATTGTTAAGATTAGCATATCGAATGGTAAAAGAACGTAGGATTACAATACAGAGAGGTGAATATATGAAGTGTATTGTGGTTTTCCAGTCAAAAACGGGATTTACAAAACGATATGCCAACTGGATTCAAGAGGAGCTGCTTTGTGATCTGAAGGAATGTAAAACAGTGACTAAGAAAAAGTTATCTTCCTATGATGTGATCATTTTTGGCAGTTATATACGGGTAGAACGGTTTCGTGGCTATAGCCGGATTAAGGCACTGGTCGGAGAAAAGAATAAGAAAAAGCTGGTGTTATATGCGACTGGAGCGTCACCTTATGGCAAGGAACGAGTTGATACGATGTGGAGATCAAGTGTTCCAGAAAAAGACCTACAATCCATTCCTCATTTCTATCTGCAATCAGGACTAAACTATGAGAAAATGAGCTTAGGCGAGAGGATTCTGATGAAAGGCTTTGCTCTTATGATGAAAATAAAAAATAACAAAGACAAAGATGGCGCAGAGCCTATGCGGGATATGAGCAGCTCTTATGATATTTCTTCAAAAGAATATATGAAACCTTTAATTGACTATGTGAGAAAAGAGATGGAGAACCAAAAGAATGGGTAAAATCAGAGTAATAGAAGCAAAAGATAATAAAGTGATCGAATCCATTATAAGAACTTGCTTGATCGAGTTTGGTGCGGATCATGAGGGAACGGCTTGGGCGGATCCTGATCTGGGGCGTTTTTTTGAAATTTATCAGGAAACGGGAACAAGATATTGGGTAGCAGAAGATGAATCTGGTAAAATCGTTGCTGGCGTGGGAATTGGAAAATTAGCTGGGACTGATTCTGTCTGTGAGTTACAGAAGATGTACTGTATGAAAGAAGCAAGAGGGAGTGGGATCGCTCATCAATTAATACAGGAGGCATTATCTTTCGCAGGACAGTATTATCAAGAGTGTTATCTGGAGACATTAGAGAATATGAAGGCAGCCAGACGATTTTATCATAAATATGGATTTAAGCGAGTTGATCAGCCATTCGCTGAGACTGGACATTTTGCTTGCGATGTTCGTATGATCCGAAGTTTATAGATTATTATGGAATGTTTTGAAGGATGAAAGAATAAGAACCTGCTTATTCTTTCATCCTTTTTATTATGTAGTTAAGAACTATGAATGGGAATGGAAGGTACTGCAAACAGTAATAGATAGTAATAGGAGGTAGAAAATGAGTGAAAATGAAATGATCTGTAAGGTCTGTATGCATCAATGTCATTTAAGGGAAGGGCAGATCGGTCGATGTAGAGCTAGAAAGAATGAAAATGGTATCAGTACACCGATCAATTACGGTCGCATTACCAGTATTGCCTTAGATCCCATCGAGAAAAAGCCACTTGCCTGTTTTTATCCTGGGAGTATGATCTTATCAGTTGGAAGTTTCGGATGTAATCTAAATTGTCCATTTTGCCAGAATGACGCAATCGCAATGGCTGGACAGACAGAGGTGGAGTCTTTCTTTGTTACTCCGGAACAATTGGCAAAGGAGGCGTATGCTCATAAGAAAGAAGGAAATATCGGTGTTGCATTTACTTATAATGAACCATTGGTTGGATACGAGTTTGTTCGGGATACGGCAAAGCTTGTTCATGAATATAAAATGAAGAATGTGGTCGTTACAAATGGATCGATTTCCAAAGAGGCAGCGAAAGAATTCCTGCCCTATATCGATGCTTATAATATCGATTTGAAGGGTTTTACACAGGATTATTATGATAAGCTGGGAGGAAGTTTAGACTATGTAAAGGGATTTATTGCATTAGCAGCGGAGCATGCACATGTGGAGATTACGACCTTGATCGTTCCAGGTGAAAATGATTCGAAAGAAGAAATCAGAAATCTTGCTGTCTGGATCGCATCAATAGATCCTGATATGCCGCTTCATTTAACGAGATTTTTCCCAAGAAGAAACATGAAAGAGAAAGATCCAACCGATGTTGATTTATTATATGAATTACAAAAAGAGGCAAAGAAGTATTTAAATCGCGTATTTGTAGGAAATGTATGACAGGATGCACATTTTTAAATCATCTATCGGATTTTAGAGATATGGGAAAAAAGGATAGAAGGGAATTAAAGAAGCTGTTTTTAAGTTATGCGGCGAAACATGCAGATATCTGATTCACAAAGCATTTAAGAAATGATAAGGATCCGAAGAAGAAAGGATTATATATGATTGAAATACTTAATATAAGCAACAAAAAATATATAAATGTCCATTAATATTCATATTATAACCCTATTGTTCATATACTTTAAAGGATGGAAATTTTACGTGATTATGTAAAAAGAACATTAGAAGAATAGTAAGGGTGGTAAATATGGAAGAAATGTTAGTTCGAGAGAAACGATATGTGAATAACATACCAGTGATCGTATGGGGAGCACCTTC carries:
- a CDS encoding alpha-L-arabinofuranosidase II precursor, whose product is MKGWKKKCLVLILSLSMIMSMLPQGMIHVIAKEEDTKGDSHLLANYVFTDENVEKTTIKDVSGNHMDATLEGTGASITDGVLHLPGGNSSSSAAYVSIPGKVFEDQDVLTITLWLKNETGANNYSAMWFGTPTKSYGGGSANMPLNYWLLNPAAPSGCFKSVWTDSNNQSAPYNTETATSSVKTSADWGMYTTVITKDSITGYYNGVKVESAEKTKTTTDFGTGLVAAIGRSGYADMYYKGGVRDVAVYDNALTQADIYSLYYQTLSADNKDEIIQKAIDGDEKSLNLGDISQIKKDLTLPSMGENGSKITWKSSNPDVIGEDGKVIRPNGEENVEVTLTATLQIESEKRTKEFKATVISGSISNKFKEVVNQFSLPVTMITDSIALPKTAGKVSNKDTWVNWTSSNESILTNEGVLISRPESEDVTITLTAKIGYQEGAKNYEATKEFTVTVLAKDSSYLMAYTNSSESVSLGDSLHLAYSTDGSNYSALNSNTGVCFAKNVGGSKNVNPNGLLSPQLFRKVDGTYGLVARNMSDQKYFYCFDSDDLIHFNNEHKLVVDENVKDIMECRYDDKEKAYAIYWSDGTNTYQTLTKDLNTTLKTERVSDYTKPEVKTAETLPEGAVVGSIISISRKETKLIKNKLGVVQNTGMEEISVNADTKSDVNALLPSKVTADYSDGSKTDMNVSWSKEDLKKIDLTKEGTYEVSGSVKQTQYSNPFITQRADPCITKGEDGYYYFTASYPMCGSKDKDGYDKITLRRSKTITGLQTAQEVTIWDCDDTTNEFRYIWAPEFHCINGKYYIFYTSSINTSVWSIRPHVLMCNDPSNIMDPSSWEAKGQMLANSTDTQAFQGFSLDMTCFENKGHFYVMWAQTDGFSSLFIAEIDPDKPWQCISDCVKISIPEYSWERINENVNEGPSVLSKNGKLYCTYSASGTGTEYCIGLLSADADDDLLKASTWEKQSYPVLTSSDVKGEYGPGHNSFTVDEDGNAIFVYHARGQECYDKECDWANENSLYDPCRDARIKRVHWAVDGSPILKMTYEEELAQSNQRIKAIVKVAKSEAEPVKEAEQVFTLTYLAGEGGRIQGEAKQNVSKGKNASQVIAVPAAGYQFVTWSDGVKTPSRTDTNVSESKTVTAQFVKETEQVYTLTYLAGEGGKIEGNTEQKIIKGKSGTPVTATASKGYHFVSWSDGIKQATRTELNVSQSLSVMAQFAKDTVAVKKVALSKKSLTIGVGESIKLKATISPSKATNKKITWKSSSSCVKVSKAGMITSKKVGSAVITAISSNGKKASIKVKVKKAPTKIQLNTKKKTLKKGKRYQIKIKLSKNAASYKNSFSSSKRSVAIVSSTGKITAKKKGVTTIVVKTYNGKKAKMKIIVK
- a CDS encoding 8-oxoguanine-DNA-glycosylase produces the protein MYQIQVEHFNIEQICYSGQCFRMRKNKRGYFEVVAFDRYLELKQEDQLVTFLCTKEEYEIYWQSYFSLDEDYDVIVKQIDKKDHYMTAAMNYGWGIRILKQDLWEMIISFLISQQNNIPRIQKCIQTICERYGEEKQNAYNEPYYTFPTPKSLAVRTENELRDCNLGYRAKYIRSVAQTVATDDFSLSLLSKLPYEEAKEELLKLYGIGIKVSECICLYGLHHLDAFPVDTHIKHVLDGNYKHGFPFEKYRGVAGVFQQYAFYYDLKPQIEKEANLK
- a CDS encoding sugar transporter — translated: MSTRKHDLSNTVPLKTKIWLSSADGIVATLAGLITGGGLTYYFTKWMGLKASYVSIAWLIFGIWNAVNDPLFGYLSDRTKSNLGRRIPYIRYGAPLYALAFIISWIAFPWVGNQWAMFFQMLISLFLFDALYTAIATSLYVMPYEITVDNQARGSIFIWKVFFSIISLGAPLILMPLIQPEPGESATTFRLIMTCIGIVAGIYVYVSTFFYQENNYVKEEAQPPMLKAIVDCFKNRPFLIFEIISFTVIYIQTALMQGVLYYFAEFNIPMTYCYGALLIGAILGLLFWIRHQEQLGVNRCIFLMCLIFSCGCLLMAFFGNYLLIACIGFFATGIGFSGGMYLVPLMNGDVIDYDELHTGLRREGIYAGVNSFITKPAISLAQSAFLTIITALGYIQNAKQGTQSPAAKSGLLIGWMLIPAILLFICSICMMAYPLKGDDWKGKKEQLKKSHAKKEALYTSNNNLNSKNE
- a CDS encoding hydrolases of the alpha/beta superfamily encodes the protein MIIISIILFIFLALMFLISYILLRKTSHPKFFTTEETIEIEKGKGYLTNYFDLPKEDYTISSYDGYELHCTYIPAASDQQKVIIVTHGHTYSKWGSVKYLMLFRDLGYHAIIYDDRGHGDNQPAPITMGYKEQKDLMCVIEDTRRRFGENCYIGLHGESMGSAISLQVLASHPPIHFVVSDCGYSDLIFFTKMFAHVNYHIPGLLIDLASILSRLLYGYWLSQVSPISTLSDNKIPICFIHGASDTFIDPCNAVRMYQADAGYKELHIFPNAGHAESYATAPEEYTKIVHDFINKVESEDGFNEYKKA
- a CDS encoding histone acetyltransferase HPA2, with product MGKIRVIEAKDNKVIESIIRTCLIEFGADHEGTAWADPDLGRFFEIYQETGTRYWVAEDESGKIVAGVGIGKLAGTDSVCELQKMYCMKEARGSGIAHQLIQEALSFAGQYYQECYLETLENMKAARRFYHKYGFKRVDQPFAETGHFACDVRMIRSL
- a CDS encoding radical SAM, pyruvate-formate lyase-activating enzyme like translates to MSENEMICKVCMHQCHLREGQIGRCRARKNENGISTPINYGRITSIALDPIEKKPLACFYPGSMILSVGSFGCNLNCPFCQNDAIAMAGQTEVESFFVTPEQLAKEAYAHKKEGNIGVAFTYNEPLVGYEFVRDTAKLVHEYKMKNVVVTNGSISKEAAKEFLPYIDAYNIDLKGFTQDYYDKLGGSLDYVKGFIALAAEHAHVEITTLIVPGENDSKEEIRNLAVWIASIDPDMPLHLTRFFPRRNMKEKDPTDVDLLYELQKEAKKYLNRVFVGNV